Proteins encoded within one genomic window of uncultured Fretibacterium sp.:
- a CDS encoding penicillin-binding protein 2, translating to MRRRLFSPWGLFVVLFVLFARTLVERHCYPDPRVLQQSQQQYWRRVPVKANRGIIQDSKGNALVIPEMVSSFAVDPKLLDSDDLPALRSVFSEDVVGKLQPNGEGRFVWLKRKVSREEAQKILALNIRAVRDIGEQERRYPNGSLLAHVLGFCDIDNRGQAGIEQSWNSVLYDPPGYRIIIRRPGGHSIGLGGDEPERSHVMPVVTLTVDSRMQYVVEKHLDKIASGNGAKWAAAICMDPWTGAILSMASWPPFDPRVREGFRGELLSNNAVSRSYEPGSTFKPIYMGIALEQGWVRTDETFQCPARLKVADGYVTEAYPRAMGNISTAQLIVKSSNVGMAQIGVRSEKVKMYETLWSWGFGSASDVELPGVANGILPFPEQWRGVVPANIAIGQGLAITPLQLINAMAAVVNGGKLMSPYIVKEAVNSSGEVVYRGEPRVMREVLTPETAQWLRRTMRSAVLEGTGKGANTAITELAGKTGTAQVAEAGKYSKNRHVASFIGFWPYEKPRYLMLLSIGEPTSGRYYGGELAAPSFRAIVEEMAEVEYYAPGKNDRS from the coding sequence CGAACGTCATTGCTATCCGGACCCCAGGGTGCTCCAGCAATCCCAGCAGCAGTACTGGAGGCGGGTTCCCGTCAAGGCGAATCGGGGCATCATCCAGGATTCCAAGGGCAACGCCCTGGTTATTCCCGAGATGGTGTCCAGTTTCGCCGTCGATCCGAAGCTCCTGGACTCCGACGATCTCCCGGCCCTTCGCAGCGTGTTTTCCGAGGATGTCGTGGGAAAGCTGCAACCGAACGGCGAGGGGCGCTTCGTCTGGCTGAAGCGCAAGGTGTCGAGGGAGGAGGCGCAGAAAATTCTGGCGCTGAACATACGGGCAGTCCGCGACATCGGAGAGCAGGAACGGCGCTATCCCAACGGAAGCCTCCTGGCCCACGTGCTGGGGTTCTGCGACATCGACAACCGCGGCCAGGCCGGGATCGAGCAGTCGTGGAACTCCGTCCTTTACGACCCCCCAGGGTACCGCATCATCATCCGGCGTCCGGGGGGCCATTCTATTGGCCTGGGCGGGGACGAACCGGAGCGGAGCCACGTCATGCCCGTCGTGACCCTGACCGTCGACAGCCGGATGCAGTATGTGGTCGAAAAGCACCTCGACAAAATCGCGTCGGGCAACGGGGCGAAGTGGGCGGCGGCTATCTGTATGGACCCCTGGACGGGCGCGATCCTGTCCATGGCCAGCTGGCCTCCCTTTGACCCACGGGTCCGGGAGGGGTTCCGAGGGGAACTGCTCTCGAACAACGCCGTCAGCCGCAGCTACGAACCGGGTTCTACGTTCAAGCCCATTTATATGGGCATAGCCCTGGAGCAGGGCTGGGTGCGGACGGACGAGACCTTCCAGTGTCCGGCCCGTCTCAAGGTCGCCGACGGTTACGTAACGGAGGCCTACCCCAGGGCGATGGGGAACATCAGCACGGCTCAGCTCATCGTCAAATCCTCCAATGTGGGGATGGCTCAGATCGGCGTCCGGTCCGAGAAGGTCAAGATGTACGAGACCCTCTGGAGCTGGGGGTTCGGCTCGGCGAGCGACGTCGAGCTGCCGGGGGTCGCGAACGGAATCCTGCCCTTCCCCGAGCAATGGCGCGGCGTCGTGCCCGCCAACATCGCCATTGGCCAGGGGCTGGCCATCACGCCGCTGCAGCTGATCAACGCCATGGCCGCCGTCGTGAACGGGGGGAAGCTGATGAGCCCCTATATCGTCAAGGAGGCCGTGAACTCGTCGGGGGAGGTCGTCTACAGGGGGGAGCCCCGCGTGATGCGGGAGGTCCTCACCCCCGAGACGGCGCAATGGCTGCGAAGGACGATGCGGTCCGCCGTGCTCGAGGGGACCGGAAAAGGAGCGAACACCGCCATCACCGAGCTGGCGGGGAAGACCGGGACCGCTCAGGTCGCGGAGGCCGGAAAGTACAGCAAGAACCGCCACGTCGCGTCCTTCATCGGCTTCTGGCCCTATGAAAAACCGCGCTATCTCATGCTCCTGTCCATAGGGGAGCCCACGAGCGGACGCTACTACGGAGGCGAACTGGCCGCCCCCTCCTTTCGGGCTATCGTCGAGGAGATGGCGGAGGTAGAATATTATGCCCCGGGAAAGAATGATCGATCGTGA